Proteins encoded by one window of Aphis gossypii isolate Hap1 chromosome X, ASM2018417v2, whole genome shotgun sequence:
- the LOC114125346 gene encoding uncharacterized protein LOC114125346, protein MIIAAVVGFTIGLLLKTATVVAQQNVSFLNGLPENFTSDGAIDVQYTSCKVITDRIVATAEGKFSRFCHGICNINETNVRLHRIETLLIADAENIKQRLFHIERVLLSGQIISKPAVGDGGAGPVDTKRLREIGTYNGTVSTTEDGPTGSGRPRAPTTAAFVYYWRVDAFWRLSFGAADGLVRSPPFYVSPRSYRISLSVHSDVVARTVRVAAVPAAGEYDAQLRWPFAHRLRLSVLDQTDFEPEDIVSRIWDDVRCAATAETVCASMEFRHDVLTYRRYAVGDAIVVKLTVFLQ, encoded by the exons ATGATCATTGCCGCCGTCGTAGGATTCACCATCGGTTTATTATTGAAGACCGCCACGGTCGTAGCCCAACAGAACGTCTCATTTTTGAACGGACTTCCAGAAAACTTCACGTCGGACGGCGCTATCGATGTGCAGTACACGTCGTGCAAAGTCATCACCGACCGTATCGTGGCCACCGCCGAGGGAAAGTTTTCGCGGTTTTGTCACGGCATTTGcaacataa ACGAGACGAACGTGAGGCTTCATCGCATCGAAACGTTATTAATAGCAGACGcagaaaacataaaacaacgATTGTTTCATATAGAACGCGTTTTATTGAGCGGGCAAATCATAAG TAAGCCTGCAGTGGGTGACGGTGGTGCAGGGCCGGTGGACACCAAGAGACTTCGGGAGATCGGCACGTACAACGGCACCGTGTCTACCACCGAGGACGGTCCCACCGGAAGCGGACGTCCGCGGGCACCGACCACCGCCGCGTTCGTCTACTACTGGCGCGTGGACGCGTTCTGGCGGCTGTCGTTCGGCGCCGCGGACGGCCTGGTCCGTAGCCCGCCGTTTTACGTGTCACCCCGTAGTTACCGGATATCGCTTTCCGTCCACTCGGACGTGGTGGCCCGCACCGTTCGCGTGGCCGCCGTGCCGGCCGCCGGCGAGTACGACGCGCAGCTCAGGTGGCCGTTCGCGCACCGGCTTCGGCTCAGCGTGCTCGACCAGACGGACTTCGAACCGGAAGACATCGTGTCCCGGATCTGGGACGACGTCCGGTGCGCCGCCACCGCCGAAACCGTCTGCGCGTCCATGGAGTTCCGGCACGACGTGCTGACGTACAGGCGTTACGCGGTCGGCGACGCGATCGTCGTCAAGCTGACGGTGTTCTTGCAATAG